One region of Rhodophyticola sp. CCM32 genomic DNA includes:
- a CDS encoding carbohydrate ABC transporter permease, whose protein sequence is MIRTERQAFVFLAPFLIAYGLFLFYPMLKGFWISLHDWHLLRVAMNPDAVEFVGFRNYERILWGRDMEWSAVQKPWWQGGLVALAALLAYRGAKHAHDRTLYWFLAAVALVAAFVIGWAPGEDGRWYNRQFWPRVGNTLFLVAWIVPLVTAVALVLAVLLNRQTLAAAVFRTIFFVSTVLSVTVVTLIWKLALSPNQGLVSGIFERFGLEPIAWLTTEGFADAGIIMATVWWGTGISMMLFLAALQDISDEIYDAARLDDIGPVRTFFYITLPNLRHAIVLVMVLAVIAHFQIFGQVRLMTDGGPVETTESLVVLIYDTGFQENKLGRATAMSTVLLMFITLFSILQVLIVRGQRD, encoded by the coding sequence TTGATACGTACCGAGCGGCAAGCGTTTGTCTTTCTTGCCCCTTTTCTTATCGCCTATGGGCTTTTCCTGTTTTATCCGATGCTCAAGGGGTTCTGGATATCCCTGCATGACTGGCATCTGCTCAGGGTGGCGATGAACCCCGATGCCGTCGAGTTTGTCGGCTTCAGAAACTATGAACGCATTCTCTGGGGCCGGGACATGGAATGGAGCGCCGTGCAGAAGCCCTGGTGGCAGGGCGGCCTTGTCGCGCTTGCGGCCTTACTGGCCTATAGAGGTGCAAAACATGCCCATGACCGGACGTTATACTGGTTTCTGGCCGCTGTTGCCCTGGTGGCCGCCTTTGTAATTGGCTGGGCCCCCGGGGAAGACGGGCGCTGGTATAATCGCCAGTTCTGGCCCCGGGTCGGGAATACCCTGTTTCTTGTCGCCTGGATTGTGCCGCTTGTGACCGCTGTTGCCCTGGTGCTTGCGGTCCTGCTGAACCGGCAAACCCTGGCGGCTGCAGTCTTTCGAACAATTTTCTTCGTCTCGACGGTTCTGTCGGTCACGGTTGTGACCCTGATCTGGAAACTGGCGCTGTCCCCCAACCAGGGGCTGGTCTCGGGCATTTTTGAGCGATTCGGACTGGAACCGATCGCCTGGCTGACCACAGAGGGTTTTGCCGATGCAGGCATTATCATGGCGACGGTCTGGTGGGGGACCGGGATCAGCATGATGCTGTTTCTTGCAGCGCTTCAGGATATCTCGGATGAAATCTATGATGCGGCCCGCCTTGATGATATCGGGCCGGTCAGAACATTTTTCTATATAACACTGCCCAATCTGCGCCACGCAATCGTATTGGTGATGGTGCTTGCCGTGATCGCCCATTTTCAGATTTTCGGTCAGGTCAGGCTGATGACAGATGGCGGCCCTGTGGAAACCACCGAGTCGCTGGTCGTGTTGATCTATGACACCGGGTTTCAGGAAAACAAACTGGGGCGGGCCACGGCCATGTCCACCGTGCTGCTGATGTTCATCACGCTGTTTTCGATCCTGCAGGTGTTGATTGTCCGGGGGCAGCGGGACTGA
- a CDS encoding carbohydrate ABC transporter permease codes for MGKHVNTRLFVTLMAIPAFIWLVPILWMLSLSFQPNDLLQRTTTDVAFGLIPAQFTFDNYAAVMSLSNTPRWFMNSLIVAVMTTLGVLLVAAPAGYAFARMNFPFKRVLLMLCLIGLAVPEQAIFIPMYTMFADLGWLNTYHGLAIPRIATPIGLFLMYQFMRGVPREIEEAAMIDDIGRVRIFFSIVLPLMRPAMITLAIVTFLYAWNDYLWPLVAIQRTADYTLAVGIASSQENFAQTEGLGRLMASGIFASLPVIVFYLIFQKYVVRAIALGGSKG; via the coding sequence ATGGGCAAACATGTAAATACAAGGCTTTTCGTCACCTTGATGGCGATCCCCGCCTTCATCTGGCTGGTGCCGATCCTGTGGATGCTGTCGCTGTCCTTTCAGCCGAATGATCTGCTGCAACGCACCACGACGGATGTGGCCTTTGGGCTGATCCCAGCGCAATTCACCTTCGACAATTATGCCGCCGTCATGTCGCTGAGCAATACGCCGCGCTGGTTCATGAATTCACTGATCGTTGCGGTAATGACCACCCTGGGTGTTCTGCTTGTTGCGGCACCGGCGGGTTATGCTTTTGCAAGGATGAACTTTCCGTTCAAGCGGGTGTTGCTGATGCTCTGCCTGATTGGCCTGGCGGTGCCGGAGCAGGCGATTTTCATCCCGATGTACACGATGTTTGCCGATCTGGGCTGGCTGAACACCTATCACGGGCTTGCCATTCCCCGTATCGCAACCCCCATCGGGCTGTTTCTGATGTATCAGTTCATGCGCGGTGTGCCGCGCGAAATCGAAGAAGCGGCGATGATTGATGACATCGGCCGGGTGCGCATTTTCTTCAGCATTGTTCTGCCGCTGATGCGGCCCGCGATGATCACCCTGGCCATCGTGACCTTTCTTTACGCGTGGAACGATTATCTCTGGCCGCTTGTCGCCATCCAGAGAACCGCCGATTACACGCTGGCAGTTGGGATCGCGTCATCGCAGGAAAATTTTGCGCAGACCGAAGGTTTGGGACGGTTGATGGCATCGGGTATCTTTGCATCGCTCCCGGTGATCGTCTTCTATCTCATATTCCAGAAATACGTTGTCAGGGCGATCGCGCTTGGCGGCTCAAAAGGCTGA
- a CDS encoding extracellular solute-binding protein yields the protein MKKTLIMMAACAGMVGPVQADTTLSIARFFGACENAGTDFANAVGEACIIQALINAYSEADNGVTMETREVAWASFYDQMKAGYAANTPPDIHVIHQSRIPEFADIGLLADMSEDLAPAGIDIEDWEDRALEGSSHNGAIYAVPLDFHTLLWHVNMELMEQAGLVADGAPILPGSPEELLAHAQQFQEATGVNYLALDLNGNIGSHVVVALALQQNAELIVDDEANFDTEEMHNAVQLIVDIVEQGFANPTNDYPAAQADFFNGQAGILINGTWVVDQFTAEAANPESALSDYYVATQPTLFDVGATWGGSHAWAIPASLQANDPETYQAAIGFLDFLNDNNLAWAKTGHLSVRESVLASEAYNTLPHRSEYAGSAEIARSLPRSTVAWSIRDVVKSILQSTYLADVPIDEALVSINEGVQDILDDQ from the coding sequence ATGAAAAAAACTTTGATTATGATGGCGGCCTGCGCCGGGATGGTGGGGCCTGTTCAGGCCGATACAACCCTGTCGATCGCGCGCTTTTTCGGCGCGTGTGAGAATGCCGGCACGGATTTCGCCAATGCGGTCGGGGAGGCCTGCATCATTCAGGCCCTGATCAATGCCTATTCCGAGGCGGATAATGGCGTCACAATGGAAACCCGCGAAGTGGCCTGGGCCAGTTTCTATGACCAGATGAAAGCGGGATATGCGGCGAATACGCCGCCTGATATTCATGTGATCCATCAAAGCCGGATTCCCGAATTCGCCGATATCGGTCTGCTGGCGGATATGTCCGAAGATCTGGCACCGGCGGGTATTGATATCGAGGACTGGGAAGACCGCGCCCTGGAAGGTTCCAGCCATAATGGCGCGATCTATGCCGTACCGCTGGATTTCCACACCCTTCTTTGGCACGTGAACATGGAGCTGATGGAACAGGCGGGCCTTGTTGCGGATGGTGCGCCGATCCTGCCCGGTTCACCCGAAGAGCTGCTGGCCCATGCACAGCAGTTCCAGGAGGCAACCGGGGTAAATTATCTGGCGCTGGATCTGAACGGGAATATCGGCTCTCATGTGGTTGTGGCGCTCGCGCTTCAGCAGAATGCCGAGCTGATCGTTGATGACGAAGCGAATTTCGACACCGAAGAAATGCATAATGCGGTTCAGCTGATTGTCGATATCGTCGAACAGGGTTTTGCAAACCCCACCAATGACTATCCGGCGGCTCAGGCTGATTTCTTCAACGGGCAAGCGGGTATTCTGATCAACGGCACCTGGGTGGTTGACCAGTTCACCGCCGAGGCTGCAAACCCGGAAAGTGCCCTGTCAGACTATTATGTCGCCACACAGCCTACGCTTTTTGATGTGGGCGCGACCTGGGGCGGCAGCCATGCCTGGGCCATTCCGGCATCATTGCAGGCAAACGACCCCGAGACCTATCAGGCCGCCATCGGGTTTCTTGACTTCCTGAATGACAACAATCTGGCCTGGGCCAAGACCGGCCATCTCTCGGTCCGTGAATCGGTTCTGGCCAGCGAGGCCTATAACACTCTGCCGCACCGGTCTGAATATGCCGGCTCGGCAGAGATCGCACGGTCCCTGCCCCGGTCTACCGTGGCGTGGAGCATCCGCGACGTGGTCAAGTCGATCCTGCAATCCACCTATCTGGCGGACGTGCCGATTGACGAGGCTCTGGTGTCGATCAATGAAGGCGTTCAGGACATTCTGGACGACCAGTAA
- a CDS encoding 1,4-beta-xylanase, translated as MTDDETLNPRWDADKAWQWKASHPWIVGCNFLPGYAVNFVDMWHKETYDPLAINRELGWAASVGMNAVRVNLQYLQWVDDIAGQTRIFESFLEIASRNNIMVVPCLFDDCGFSGDPANADLQPDPRPGVHNGRALASPGREIVMDRSQWSFCLDFLQDVIGKFKDDPRILFWDIYNEPGNGAIFLNAATTRDVRAELEPNSLDFLKQAFDAAVHVNPIHPLTSGAWRHGDFDNVTVPDDIPYQNAIDQAMLQMSDIISFHGYVTVERMEVLIAYLNKFGRPLFCTEWMARPMGSRIQDQLPVLRQHEVGAFQWGLVKGRSQTHIPWPKVIADHPQASGEASEWFHDLLHPEGMPYDPSEIKTIRTAAGFTT; from the coding sequence ATGACAGATGACGAGACACTCAATCCCCGTTGGGATGCCGATAAAGCATGGCAATGGAAGGCATCTCATCCATGGATTGTTGGCTGTAACTTCCTGCCCGGCTACGCGGTAAACTTTGTCGATATGTGGCATAAGGAAACCTATGATCCGCTGGCCATTAACCGGGAACTGGGATGGGCCGCCTCTGTCGGCATGAACGCCGTGCGCGTCAATCTGCAATATCTGCAATGGGTTGATGACATTGCCGGGCAAACCCGGATATTCGAAAGCTTTCTTGAGATTGCCAGCCGCAACAACATCATGGTTGTGCCCTGCCTGTTCGACGATTGCGGATTTTCCGGTGATCCCGCGAATGCCGATCTGCAACCGGACCCCAGACCCGGCGTGCATAACGGGCGGGCCCTGGCCAGCCCGGGCCGCGAGATTGTTATGGACCGGTCGCAATGGTCATTCTGTCTGGATTTTCTTCAGGATGTCATCGGAAAATTCAAAGATGACCCCCGTATCCTGTTCTGGGATATCTATAACGAACCCGGCAATGGCGCGATTTTCCTGAACGCGGCAACAACCAGAGATGTGAGAGCTGAGTTAGAGCCCAATTCTCTGGACTTCCTCAAGCAGGCTTTTGACGCCGCGGTTCATGTGAACCCGATACATCCGCTGACATCCGGGGCATGGCGCCATGGGGATTTTGACAATGTCACTGTCCCCGATGATATTCCTTACCAAAATGCCATTGATCAGGCGATGCTGCAAATGTCGGATATCATATCCTTCCACGGATATGTCACCGTCGAGAGGATGGAAGTTCTGATTGCGTATCTCAACAAGTTCGGGCGCCCGCTTTTCTGTACCGAATGGATGGCGCGCCCGATGGGGAGCCGGATTCAGGACCAGTTGCCGGTCTTGCGCCAACATGAGGTCGGGGCGTTTCAGTGGGGCCTGGTCAAAGGGCGGTCACAAACCCATATCCCCTGGCCGAAAGTCATTGCGGACCACCCGCAGGCAAGTGGTGAGGCCAGTGAATGGTTTCATGATCTGCTGCATCCCGAAGGAATGCCGTATGATCCGAGTGAAATCAAAACCATCAGAACCGCGGCTGGTTTTACAACATGA